In Passer domesticus isolate bPasDom1 chromosome 32, bPasDom1.hap1, whole genome shotgun sequence, the following are encoded in one genomic region:
- the PRPF3 gene encoding U4/U6 small nuclear ribonucleoprotein Prp3 yields the protein MSLSKRELDELKPWIEKTVKRVLGFSEPTVVTAALNCVGKGMDKKKAADHLKPFLDDSTLRFVDKLFEAVEEGRSSRHSKSNSDRNRKRELKDVFGDDSEVSKESSGVKKRRIPRFEEVEDEPEVIPGPPSESPGMLTKLQIKQMMEAATRQIEERKKQLSFISPPTPQPKISSSSQSERLPIGNTIQPSQAATFMNDAIEKARKAAELQARIQAQLALKPGLIGNANMVGLANLHAMGIAPPKVELKDQTKPTPLILDEQGRTVDASGKEIELTHRMPTLKANIRAVKREQFKQQLKEKPSEDMESNTYFDPRVSITPAQRQKRTFKFHEKGKFEKIAQRLRTKAQLEKLQAEISQAARKTGIHTSTKLALITPKKELKEGEIPEIEWWDSYIIPNGLDLKGGTTSKKDEYFGITNLVEHPAQLNPPVDSDTPVTLGVYLTKKEQKKLRRQTRREAQKELQEKVRLGLMPPPEPKVRISNLMRVLGTEAVQDPTKVEAHVRAQMAKRQKAHEEANAARKLTAEQRKAKKVKKLKEDVSQGVHIAVYRVRNLSNPAKKFKIEANAGQLYLTGVVVLHKDVNVVVVEGGPKAQKKFKRLMLHRIKWDEQTSNTKGEDDDESDEESVKKTNKCSLVWEGTAKDRSFGEMKFKQCPTENMAREHFKKHSAEHYWDLALSESVLESTD from the exons atgtCGCTGTCCAAGCGCGAGCTGGACGAGCTGAAGCCATGGATCGAGAAGACGGTGAAGCGAGTGCTGGGCTTCTCCGAGCCCACCGTGGTCACTGCAGCACTCAACTGCGTGGGCAAGGGCATGGACAAGAAAAAAGCAGCTG aCCACCTTAAACCCTTCCTGGACGACTCCACCCTGAGATTTGTAGACAAGCTCTTTGAGGCAGTGGAGGAAGGACGAAGCTCCCGGCACTCCAAATCCAACAGTGACCGGAACCGGAAGCGAGAGCTCAAG GATGTGTTTGGTGATGACTctgaggtgtccaaggaatCTTCTGGTGTCAAGAAACGGCGCATCCCACGGTTTGAGGAGGTTGAGGATGAGCCTGAAGTCATTCCAGGCCCACCATCGGagagcccagggatgctgaCTAAGCTCCAG ATCAAACAAATGATGGAGGCAGCCACCCGGCAGattgaagagaggaaaaagcagctgAGTTTCATCAGTCCTCCAACACCACAG CCCAAAATTTCTTCTTCGTCCCAATCGGAGCGGCTCCCCATCGGCAACACGATCCAGCCCTCGCAGGCAGCCACCTTCATGAACGATGCCATCGAGAAGGCCAggaaggctgcagagctgcaggccCGGATCCAGGCCCAGCTGGCCCTGAAACCAGGGCTCATTGGCAATGCCAACATGGTGGGGCTGGCCAACCTGCACGCCATGGGCATCGCGCCGCC GAAGGTGGAGCTGAAGGATCAGACCAAGCCAACACCTCTGATCCTGGATGAGCAGGGCCGGACGGTGGATGCCAGCGGGAAGGAGATCGAGCTCACCCACCGCATGCCCACCCTGAAGGCCAACATCAGGGCTGTGAAAAGAGAGCAGttcaagcagcagctcaagGAAAAGCCCTCAGAAGACATGGAGTCAAACACCTACTTTGACCCCCGGGTCTCCATAACCCCGGCCCAGCGGCAGAAACGCACCTTTAAGTTCCATGAAAAAGGCAAATTTGAGAAAATTGCTCAAAGGTTGAGAACAAAG GCTCAGCTAGaaaagctgcaggcagagatCTCCCAGGCTGCCAGGAAAACTGGGATTCACACTTCCACCAAGTTGGCTCTGATCACCCCAAAGAAGGAGCTGAAGGAGGGGGAGATCCCAGAGATTGAGTGGTGGGACTCCTACATCATCCCCAATGGCCTGGATCT AAAAGGCGGCACGACCTCAAAGAAAGACGAGTACTTTGGGATCACCAACCTGgtggagcacccagcccagctcaacCCCCCGG TGGACAGTGACACGCCGGTGACCCTGGGTGTGTATTTAACAAAGAAAGAGCAGAAGAAATTACGGCGCCAGACACGGCGAGAAGcccagaaggagctgcaggagaaggtCAGGCTGGGCCTGATGCCACCACCAGAGCCCAAAG TGAGGATTTCCAACCTGATGCGGGTGCTGGGCACGGAAGCTGTCCAGGACCCAACGAAGGTGGAAGCTCACGTCCGAGCACAGATGGCCAAGAGACAGAA GGCTCACGAGGAAGCAAATGCAGCAAGGAAGCTCACGGCGGAGCAGAGGAAAGCCAAGAAGGTGAAAAAGCTCAAGGAAGATGTTTCCCAGGGAGTTCACATAGCTGTGTACAG GGTCCGAAACTTGAGCAATCcagcaaaaaaattcaaaattgaAGCGAATGCTGGGCAACTGTACCTCACGGGAGTGGTGGTTCTGCACAAAGATGTCAATGTGGTGGTGGTAGAAGGAG GCCCGAAAGCACAGAAGAAATTCAAACGTCTTATGCTGCATCGAATAAAGTGGGACGAGCAGACGTCAAACACAAAGGGCGAGG ATGATGATGAGTCTGACGAGGAGTCcgtgaagaaaacaaacaaatgctcTCTGGTTTGGGAG GGCACGGCGAAGGATCGCAGCTTCGGCGAGATGAAGTTCAAGCAGTGTCCCACGGAGAACATGGCGCGGGAGCACTTCAAGAAGCACAGCGCCGAGCACTACTGGGACCTGGCGCTCAGCGAGTCCGTGCTCGAGTCCACGGACTGA
- the MRPS21 gene encoding small ribosomal subunit protein bS21m, which yields MANHLRFVGRTVMVHNGNVEAAYGVLNRILAQDGVAEAVRRSRYYEKPSRARRRRAFEACRRVYCAEMARRIAFLARSARQDPWPGC from the exons ATGGCCAACCACCTGCGCTTCGTGGGCCGCACGGTGATGGTGCACAACGGGAACGTGGAGGCGGCCTACGGCGTCCTGAACAG GATCCTGGCGCAGGACGGCGTGGCCGAGGCGGTGCGGCGCTCCCGCTACTACGAGAAGCCGAgccgggcgcggcggcggcgggcgttCGAGGCGTGCCGCCGCGTGTACTGCGCCGAGATGGCGCGCAGGATCGCCTTCCTGGCCAGGAGCGCCCGCCAGGACCCGTGGCCGGGCTGCTGA
- the CIART gene encoding circadian-associated transcriptional repressor, translating to MPGVWARGGGARRRVPRIAAQGGVARAPPSGQSAPGGGSEPTGEKGRGLPALSHQWERGGAGPGPRHVRPRTCPRGAAAGGAGAAPGTRRPGHRNSGTGTAVPAPGHRNSGTGTGHRHRDSDTGTAVPAPGQRHGKRGTGTGTAAPGHRYRHSGTGTGTPEQRHRLGKRDSGTGTAIPAPGHRHRHRVTDTGTATPAPGHRYRHRVTDGSGGTGTGTPAAAQVQPRAGSPGWVTPLELSAARGSPGGATMEPPARACSCGSPASDSGAEAGGSPRSPPKAERSRKRPGGLERAAPDSPGGKRPRKGEGGDAPPSDGDRLFAQKCRELRGFIRPLAELLEGLRRGRYDRGLSSFQQSVAMDRLQRIIGVLQKPEMGARYLGTLLQVEAMLRLWFPHVAPKPALEPAPPAAAPRRRPPAGPPGAPRCRRLPGDVPLGSLQQRGSPPCQPGPPESPPAPDV from the exons ATGCCCGGAGTGTGGG CGCGCGGGGGCGGAGCCCGGCGCCGCGTGCCCCGAATCGCCGCGCAGGGGGGCGTGGCCAGAGCCCCGCCCTCCGGCCAATCAGCGCCGGGCGGCGGCAGCGAGCCAACGGGAGAGAAGGGGCGGGGCCTCCCGGCGCTCAGCCACCAATgggagcggggcggggcggggcccgggccgAGGCACGTGCGGCCGCGCACGTGTCCGCGTGGGGCcgccgcgggcggggcgggagcggcacCGGGGACACGGAGACCGGGACACCGGAACAGCGGCACCGGGACAGCGGTACCGGCACCGGGACACCGGAACAGCGGCACGGGAacggggcaccggcaccgggacagCGATACCGGCACAGCGGTACCGGCACCGGGACAGCGGCACGGGAAacggggcaccggcaccgggacagCGGCACCGGGACACCGATACCGGCACAGCGGTACCGGCACCGGGACACCGGAACAGCGGCACCGGCTCGGGAAACGGGACAGCGGCACCGGCACAGCGATACCGGCACCGGGACACCGACACCGGCACCGGGTCACTGATACCGGCACAGCGAcaccggcaccgggacaccGATACCGGCACCGGGTCACGGACGGGAGcggcggcaccggcaccgggacaccGGCAGCAGCGCAGGTGCAGCCGCGGGCAG GCAGCCCGGGCTGGGTGACCCCGCTGGAGCTGAGCGCAGCCAGAGGCTCCCCTGGGGGGGCCACCATGGAGCCCCCCGCCCGCGCCTGCTCCTGCGGCTCCCCCGCCTCTGACAGCGGGGCCGAGGCCGGCGGctccccccggagcccccccaAAGCCGAGCGCAGCCGCAAGCGCCCGGGGGGGCTGGAGCGGGCAGCCCCCGACTCGCCGGGGGGGAAGCGCCCGCGGAAAGGGGAGGGGGGCGATGCCCCTCCCAGCGATGGAGATCGCCTCTTCGCCCAAAAG TGCCGGGAGCTCCGGGGCTTCATCCGGCCGCTGgcggagctgctggaggggctgCGCCGGGGCCGCTACGACAGAG ggctgagcagcttccagcagagcGTGGCCATGGACCGGCTCCAGCGGATCATCGGCGTCCTGCAGAAGCCCGAAATGGG CGCTCGCTACCTGGGGACGCTGCTGCAGGTCGAGGCCATGCTGCGCCTCTGGTTCCCGCACGTCGCCCCCAAACCCGCGCTGGAGCCGGCTccccccgcggccgccccgcgccgccgcccccccgccGGTCCCCCCGGGGCTCCCCGGTGCCGCCGCCTGCCCGGGGATGTCCCCCTGGGCTCGCTGCAGCAGCGGGGGTCCCCGCCGTGCCAGCCCGGGCCCCCCGAGTCCCCCCCGGCGCCGGACGTGTGA